TGCCTCGGCTCGCTCGCGCTGGTGCCGTTTGCCGGCCGCGACTTTTTCCCGGCCGTGGATACCGGCGAGATCCGCCTGCATCTGCGCGCGCCGACCGGCACGCGCATCGAGGACACCGCGAGTATCACCGATCAGGTCGAAGCCCGTGTGCGCGAGGTGATTCCGAAGCAGGAGCTTTCGGCGATCCTCGACAACATCGGCGTGCCGGTGAGCGGCATCAATCTGACCTACGACTCGTCGGACCCGATCGGCCCGGAAGATGCCGACGTGATGATCACGCTCGCGCCTAAGCACAAGCCGACCGCACAATACGTGGCGACGCTGCGCACCGCGCTGACCAGGGAATTCCCCGGCGTCACGTTCGCGTTCCTGCCCGCCGATATCGTCAGCCAGATTCTCAACTTCGGCCTGCCCGCGCCGATCGATATCCAGATTGTCGGCAACAAGCTCGACGCCAACCGCGCGGTGGCGAACCGCCTGCTCGCGCAACTGCGCGGCGTGCGCGGCCTCGTCGACGCGCGCATCCAGCAGCCCGGCGACGCGCCCGCCATCAACGTCAACGTCGATCGCACCCGGGCGATTCAGGCCGGCCTGCTGCAGCGCGACGTGTCGCAGAACCTGCTGATCGCGCTGTCCGGCAGCTCGCAGACTTCGCCGAACTTCTGGCTCGATCCGCACAACGGCGTGAGCTATCCGTTGATGGCGATGATGCCGCAGTACGACATCAACTCGCTGCAGGCGCTCGCCAATATTCCGGTCGCGCAGAACGGTGCGGCGGCCACTACCACGGCGGCGGCCGCCGCCTCGATCGCGGCGAACGGCACGGGCCCCGCGCCGCAAAACCTGCTCGGCGCGTTGAGCACGCTGACGCGCGGCACGCAGCAAGCCGTCGTCTCGCACTACAACGTGCAGCCGGTGCTCGATATTTTCGCGTCGGTGCAAGGGCGCGATCTCGGCGGCGTGGCGGCGGACGTGAACCGGATCGTCGAGCAGATCCGGCCGCAATTGCCGCCCGGCGCGTCCATCGTGGTGCGCGGCCAGGTGCAGGCCATGCGCGATTCGTTCAGCGGCCTCGCGAGCGGCCTCGTGTTCGCGATCGGCCTCGTCTATCTGCTGATGGTCGTCAACTTCCAGTCGTGGCTCGACCCGTTCATCATCATCAGCGGCTTGCCGGGCTCGCTCGCGGGCATTGCGTGGATGCTGTTCAGCACCGGCACCCGCCTGAGCGTGCCGGCGCTCACCGGCACGATTCTGTGTATCGGCATTGCCACGGCCAACAGCATTCTCGTCATCAACACCGCCCGTGAATTCCACCAGGCCGGGCAGCCGCCGCTCGCGGCCGCGCTCGAAGCCGGCTTCAGCCGCTTCCGTCCGGTGCTGATGACCGCGCTCGCCATGCTGATCGGCATGCTGCCGATGGCGCTCGGCCTCGGCGACGGCGGCGAACAGAACGCGCCGCTCGGCCGCGCCGTGATCGGCGGCCTCGCGCTCGGCACGGTGTCCACCTTGCTGTTCGTCCCGGTCGTCTACGGGATGGTGCATGCGTGGCTCGACAAACGCCGCGCCGCGCGCACCGAAAAACTCGAACCCGCCGTCCCGGCCCGCACCCTTTGATTTCGACGAGACCTATCCCATGAACGATTCCTCACTTCCTCCGGGGTCTGGTGAGCAGGCACCCAAGGCCGCAGAAACCCACCCTGCCGCTCGCACCGGCGCCGCCAGCCCCGCCGCTGAGCGCGACACGACCGCGCAACCGCGCCGCCGCCTCTGGCCGTTCGCCCTCGGCGGCGTGGCCGTGGCGCTGCTGATCGTGGGCATCGTGCCGCGTCTTCATGCCAGCGCGGCGCTCACGGAGCAAACGCAAGCGCAGAGCATGCTAACCGTGTCGGTGGTCAAGCCGCGCGCCGCGCCGAGCGTCAACGAACTGCTGCTGCCCGGCTCGGTCACGCCGTTCGCCGAGGCCTCCATCTACGCGCGCACGAGCGGCTATCTCGCGCACTGGAACACGGACATCGGCGCGCAGGTGAAAAGCGGCCAGCTCCTCGCGACGATCGAAGCCCCGGACCTCGACGCGCAATTGCGCCAGGCCCGCGCCGACGAAGCCACCGCGCAGGCCAATTTCGACTACGCGAGAACCACCGCGCAGCGCTGGCAGGACATGCTGAAAACCCAATCGGTCGCGCAGCAGGACGCCGACACCAAGGTCAGCGACATGGAGGCGCGCCGGGCGATGCTGGCCTCGGCGCAGGCCAACGTCGCGCATCTGGCCGAACTGGTCTCGTACGAGAAGATCACCGCGCCGTTCGACGGCGTGATCACCGCGCGCAACGTCGACGTCGGCGCGCTGGTGACGGCAGGCGGCACGCCCGGCACCGCGGGCATGTCGGGCGAGCTGTTCCATATCCAGCAGAACGGCGAGCTGCGGGTCTTCGTCGACGTGCCGCAGAACGACGCGCCCTACGTCACGCCGGCCACGGGCGTGTATCTGAGCGCCCAGCAGTATCCGGGCCGCCGCATCCCGGCGAAGGTGGCGCGCAGCACCGGCTCGATCGATCCGTCGAGCCGCACGCTGCGCGTGGAGGTGGACGTCGACAACAAGGACGGCGCGCTGATGCCCGGCGCTTACACGCAGGTGCATCTGCAACTGCAATCGGCCACGCCGGCGCTCGATCTGCCGGTCAGCGCCCTGCTGTTCCGCCCCGACGGCGTGACGGTCGCGGTGGTCGACAGCAATGGCCGCGCGGTGCTGAAGACCGTGCATATCGGCCGCGATTTCGGCACGCACGTGGAGATCACGACGGGGCTCGCCGCCACCGACCGCGTCATCGACAACCCCAGCGATTCGCTGAGCTCCGGCCAGATGGTTCAGATCATGCCGGCCATGCACGGCTGAGCGCCTCATCACAGAAAGGATTCGCCGATGTTCTCCCTGTCTCCCGCACGACCGCTGCCGCGCCGCGCGCTGGCGGCCACGCTGATCGGCGCGCTGCTCAGCGCATGCTCGACCCTGCCGCCGTATCAGCGCCCGAGCGCCGCGATTCCCGCGCACTACGCGGGCGCCGCGCCCGGCTGGGCGCAAGCCGCGCCGGCCGACGCCACGCCGCGCGGCCCCTGGTGGACGATCTTCAACGACCCGGTGCTGAACCAGCTCGAAGCGCGCATCGACGTATCGAACCAGACGGTGCGCAAGGCGGTCGCGCAGGTTCAGCAGGCGCGCTCGATGGTCGACTATCAGCGCGCCGGCTTCTTCCCGACGATCACCGCCGGTGTCGCGCAGGACCGCTACCGGACCTCGCAGAACGTCGAAGGAAAGTCGCTCGCGGGCAAGACCGTGCCGGACTATTCGGCGGCTGTGGCGGCGAGCTGGGAGCCGGATCTGTTCGGCCGGGTGCGCGACAGCGTGAACGGCGCGCAAGCCGACGCTCAGGCGAGCGAGGCCGACCTCGAAGGCGTGCGTCTCGCGATGAGCGCGGATCTGGCCGTCGACTATTTCTCGCTACGCTCGCTCGACACGCAGAAGAAGCTGCTCGACGACAGCGTGAACGCCTACGCCGCCGCGTTGAAGCTGTTGCAGCAACAGTTGCAAAACGGCGCGATCGATGCCTCCGCCGTCGCCCAGGCCACCACGCAACTCGAAGCGACGCGCACGCAGGATACCGACATCGACGTGACCCGCTCGCAGATGCAGCACGCGATCGCCACGCTGATCGGCGAGCCGGCCTCGACCTTCACGTTGCCGCCGAACGGGTCGGTTGCGACGCCGCCCGCGATTCCGACCGGTCTGCCGTCACAACTGCTGGAGCGGCGCCCCGACATTGCCGCCGCTGAACGGCGCGTGGCGTCGGCGAATGCGCAGATCGGCGTGGCCCATGCGGCGTTTTTCCCGGATCTGGTGCTGTCCGCGAGCGTCGGGCTGGAAAGCACGTTTTTCGCGCCGTGGCTGAGCGCGCCGAGCCTGTTCTGGTCGCTCGGGCCGCAACTGGCCGGCACGCTGTTCGACGGCGGCAAGCGCAAAGCCACCCTGCACGGCGCGACGGCGCAATACGACGGCGCGGTCGCGGACTATCGGCAGTCGGTGCTGGTGGCGTTTCAGCAGGTCGAGGACAACCTCTCGGCGCTGCATGCCCTCGCCGACGAAGCCGCCAGCCAGCAGCGCGCCACCACGGCCGCGGATCTGTCGTTGCGGCTCACCACGAACCGTTTCAACGCGGGCGCGGTCAGCTATCTCGACGTGGTGACCGCGCAGACTATCGCACTGACGAACCAGCGTGTCGCCGATCAGATCGCCGCGCGGCAGTTGGAGTCGAGCGTGCTGTTGCTGAAGGCGTTGGGCGGCACGTGGGGTGACGGAAGTCAGAGCGCGGCGGGTCCGGTGTAGGCACGCCGGAACGTCAGCACGAAGCGCGTGCTGCGCGCATCGCTTTGCGCGTGCACGGTTCCGCCGTGCAGTTCCATGATCGTGCGCACGATAGCGAGCCCGAGCCCCGTCGAGCCGGAGGAGCCTTGCGACAGCCCCGCCGAGGGCAGCGCACTGCGCGACGGATCGACCCGGTAGAAGCGGTCGAAAATCCGCTCGATGTGCTCGGCGGGAATCGGCTGCCCCTGGTTCTCCACGCTCACGCGCACCGCGTCGGCCGACGCGCTCGCGGCGAGCACGATCTCGCCGCCCGACGGCGTATAGCGAATGGCATTGGCGAGCAGATTGCTCACGGCGCGGCGGAACAGCTCGAGATCCGCCGTCAGGCTGGCCGCGCCGCTGACACGCACGCGCACATTCGCGTCCTCGGCAATCCCTTCGAAGTAATCGGCGATATGCGCCAACTCCTGAGCCGCATCGAACTCGCGCATATGTTTGACGAACTGCGGATGTTCGGCGCGCGCCAGAAACAGCACGTTCTCGATCATTTTCGACAGCCGGTCGCACTCTTCCAGATTCGAGGCGAGCACCGACTCGTATTCATCGACGGAGCGCGGCCGGGCCAGCGCGACTTCGGCGGCGCCGCGCATGTTGCTCAGCGGCGTGCGCATGTCGTGGGCGAGGTCGGCGGTGAAACGCGACAGACGCTGAAAGCCGTTGTCGACGCGTTCGAGCATTGCGTTCAGCGCGGCCACCAGCGTCTGCAACTCGCTCGGCACACGCGCCACCGCGATCCGCGTATTGAGACGATTCACCGTGACGAGGCTCGCGCTCGCCGCGATATCACGCAACGGCCGCAGCGCGGCGCGAATCAACAGGTAGCCGAGCAGCACGGCCAGCAGCACGCCGCCCACGCCCGCTATGTGCAGCTTGTCGCGGTAACGGTCGAGCAGCAGCCAGCGGTCGCTCATATTGCGCGCCACCAGCAGGCTCGCGGTGTCGCCGTCGCGCAGCCGCGCGTCCGTGAGAACGCCGCGGATCGGCGCGCCGTCGCGGCCGGTCCAGTCGCCGATATCGCTTTCCGTGATGCGCACCGTCGCGGCCACTCGCGACAGCGGCGGCAACGCCGCCATGGTCGCGGCGCCGCTCGCCGCCTCCGGTGCGGCGAACACACCGGCGATGTTATGTTCGAGCGCGCGCGCGCCGTCGGGATCGAACACTTCCATCGACATGGCCTGGTTGCCCAGCACGGTGCTGGTCAAGCGCTCGCTGTGCTCGCGTATGGCCGCCGCCGAGTCCAGTTCCTCGGCGAGCCGGCGTGCGTGGCGCGCGGCGAGCACGATGTCGAGATCGTCCTGCGCCTTGATCTGCTTTTCGAGCGCGATGTACAGAAAACTGCCGACCAGCACGAACACCGCCAGCGTGGTGGCGCCGAACGCCAGCGCCAGCGTGGCGGCAAGCGAGCGGCCGCGCATCAGGCGGCGTCCTTCAGTTCGAGCACATAGCCCACGCCGCGCACGGTGTGGATCAGCTTGACGGGAAAGTTGTCGTCGATCTTGGTGCGCAAGCGGCGGATCGCGACTTCGACCACGTTGGTGTCGCTGTCGAAATTCATATCCCACACGTACGACGCGATCTGCGTGCGGCTCAGCACTTCACCCTGACGCCGCGCGAGCAATTGCAGCAGCGAGAATTCACGCGGCGTGAGGTCGATGCGCGTGCCGCCGCGCTTCACGCGCCGGCGGTTCACGTCCATTTCGAGGTCGCCCACCTTGATCAGTTCACTTTCGCGCGGCGGCCCGCGGCGCGCCAGCGTGCGCACGCGAGCCAGCAATTCGACGAACGCGAAGGGCTTGACGAGGTAGTCGTCCGCGCCGAGTTCGAGGCCGCGCACCCGGTCGTCCACGTCGTCGCGCGCGGTGAGGAACAGCACGGGGGTGGTGCGGGTGGTGCGCAAGGTCTTGACGATGGTCCAGCCGTCCATGCCGGGCAACATTACGTCGAGCACGATCACGTCGTACTCTTCTTCGAGAGCGAGGATCAGCCCTTGCGGGCCGTCGTTCGCCACGTCGACCGCGTAGCCGGATTCTTCCAGGCCTTTCTTCAGATAGGCCGCTGTTTTCAGCTCGTCCTCGATCACCAGGATTCGCATCGGTTGCTCCGCTTTGCGTTGACGGTGGAATCATACCGTCAAGGACCCGGGCGCGTGGTGACGATCACATCATGCTGATGCGCTCATTCGGGATGCGCAACACCTGTCTCCCGCGAACTCCGCATGGCGGGCGCAGCAGCCGCCCCCGGCTCCTGCGCATGCGGCGCCGCAGCACCGGACTGGCGCAGGTTCTTCACGCGGCCGATCAGGTCACGGGTCATGCGTCGCGCGCGGACCGCCGCGAGGCCCCAAATCGAATTGATGGTCTGCACGGTCCACGCGGTGCTCGCCTCGCCGCGCGACCAGTAAGCCTTGAAATCTTCGGTGCCGACGCCGAAATCGAGGTCGTAGCCACTGTCGAAGGCCCACTTCACGCATTGCTCGACGGCGATCAGGCCCGGACAGGACTTGCCGTAATGCGGGTCGAAGCCGGCGAAGATCGCGCTCGCCCACGGATTGCCCACGCTCGCGATGATCGCGGCGACCGGCGCTTCGTCCAGCGTGACCACGATCAGGCGCGCCATCGAAGGCACCTCGCCCGAATAGATCAGCTTGCCCAGGAAGCGCTCGAATTCGGGCAAATCGAGCCATACGCTACGCTTGCCGACACGCTCGCTCCACGCGCGTTTGCACCTGAACATCCACTCGATGATGGACGCCGTTTCGGCTTCTTCCGCGGGATCGAGCGTGCGCACGGCGACCGTGCCTTCCCTGGACAGCTTCTTCGCGAAGCCGCCGGGCCGCTTGCCGAACAAGGTGCCGAGCGTCTGGCAATAGGCGTCCCAACTGCCCTGCCCGCGCAAACGCGCGGCGGACGCGTTGTGCGCCTCGCTGAACAGGATCCTGCGTTCCCGCATCACGAGTCTGTGCAGTTCGAGCCGCTCACGCACGTACGGCAGATGGATGAAGTCGGCGCGGCAACGCCGGCGAGCCATGTCCCACGCGCCCGCCACCCGCGCCTCGGCCACTGCGTCGGCCTCGATCAGCATGCTCGTGAAATCGCCGCCTTGCGGGCCGAGCGGCACCAGATAGACCCAGAGCGAACGTCTGACGGTTTCGAGCGGCCAGACCAGCACCAGCTTGCCGTCTTCGCGGCACACAATGCATTTGAGCCTGCGGCCATGCGGCTTCGACACATGCTTCCATGCGAGCCAGCAAAAGGCGAACGACTGGTAGCAATAGCCTTGCGCCTTCAACCACAAGGCGTCCCATTCTGGCTGCAACGCGCGAAACTCAGCTTCGCCGCTGATCACTTCGTAGCGCCGCGTGGTCCGGGTTGTCTCGTCCATGTCGCCTCACACCATGCCATGCCGTATTGATGATCCCCGTGCCGGTCCATCCGGAAATGCGCGGACGCCGGACCCCACCGGCGCCGACTGGAACGGGTGACATGAGCATGCGCCGAGGCGCTGTCAAGGTGTGTGCGGCGCCGCACGCTGCCATGCGTGCGTAACGGCGGCTTTCACGTTGCGGCGCCGGTCCGCGCGCGTGCCGGCGGCTGCGCTCTATTCGACGTTGTCCGCGACATCGGTCATCCGGATCATGTGCGGCTTGACCACGTCGTCCTCGTCGTCGTGCTTCTCCGAGGGCGGGTGGATCAGCGCTTCCAGCCGCGCCTTGGTCGCCAGAAACTCGGGCGACGTGACCTGCGAGTAATCGCGCGGCCGGGGCACCGGCACTTCGATCAACTCCTGCACCTCGCCGGGATTCGCCTTCAGGACCAGAATGCGGTCGGCCAGAAAGATCGCCTCGTCCAGATCGTGCGTGATGAACAGCACGGTCACGTCGATGTTGCGCCAGATATCGAGCAGATGCGTCTGCATCTTCGCGCGCGTCTGCGCGTCGAGCGCGCCGAACGGTTCGTCCATCAGCAGAATGCGCGGCCGGTTAGCGAGCGCGCGGGCAATCGCCACGCGCTGCTTCATGCCGCCCGACAGCTGATGCGGATACGCGTTGGCGAACTTCGCCAGGCCGACCAGATCCAGCCATTGCAGCGCCTCGCGCTCCGCATGCAGGGTGGCGTGGCCGTTCATCTTCAGACCGAACATCACGTTCTTCTTGACGGTCAGCCACGGAAACAGCGTGTAGCCCTGAAACACCATGCCGCGGTCGGCGCCCGGACCCTGCACCGGTTTGCCGTCGAGCAGCACGCTGCCGCTGGTCTGCCGTTCCAGGCCGGCGAGAATGCGGATCAGCGTGGACTTGCCGCAGCCCGACGGTCCGATCACGCAGACGAACTCGCGCCGGTGCGTCTTGAAGTCGATGCCGTTCAGCGCGGTGCACTCGCCTTGCGCCGTCTCGAAGCGCTTGCCGAGCTCGCGCACTTCCAGAATCACCTCGCGCGACTTCAGACGGTCGAAACGCTCCCGTACCGCTTCGGACTGGATCAGGTACGACGGAATCGGTTGCGGATTTAACATGATGGAATCCTTTGAATGCTGTGCGGTGCTATGCATACGTTAAGCCGTGGCGCGGTGCGGTGCGCTACGCCTTGAGCGTGCGGTCCCACGGAAACAGCTTGCGGCCGAGCCAGGCCAGCACGAGATCGGTGCCGAGACCGATGATGCCGATCATCATGATCGCCGCGTAGACGTTGTCGAAATGCTCGTAGCGCGCCTGCTGCGTGATGTACCAGGTGATGCCCGAACTGGTGCCGACCAGTTCCGCGACGATCAGATAGGTCCACGCCCAGCCGAGCAGAATGCGCTGATCGCGATACAGATCCGGCAGAATGCCGGGAATCACCACATGCGTGAGCAGCTTGAGCTTCTTCGTGCCGAGCGTCATGGCGGCTTCGAACAGGCCGTATTCGAGCTTGCGCGTGGTGTTCGCCACGATCAGCACCTGCTGGAACAGCGTGCCGATCACGATGATCGCGATCTTCGGCCCGTCGTAAATGCCGAGGATCGCCACCATCAGCGCGCCGAACGCGGGCGCCGGCAAGTAGCGGAAGAACTCGAAGAACGGCTCCTGCAAGCGGGCGATCGCGCTATACGTGCCGCACACGATGCCGATCGGCACGCCGATCACGGACGACAGCACGAAGCCCCAGAAAATCACCTGAATGCTGTGCCACAGGCTTTGATGCAGCCACACGCCGTCGCGCGACGCGGGCGGCGTGGTAAACGCCGTGTAGAACGCGCGCAGCACTTCATGCGGCGCGGGCAGATATACCGGGTTGACCGGCTCGCCGGCCGGCAAGGCCGTATGCGCTTCCCGTGCGTGGCTGAGTTCGTCGGCGAACACGTCCTTGTCGACCCGCATGCCCGGCTGGAAATAGTCGACGCTGCCAGGACTCTCGATCAGCACCTGCGGATGCCAGATGAACGGCACGTAGCTGACCAGACACCAGACGAGGAGCGGCAACAGGAACGAGCCCGCGCCCAACAGCCATTTGCCGCGCACGGAAAGTTCGCGGCGCACCGCGAACCATTCGGTTCTGTCAATGACGGCCATGTGATTCTCCGGGGTGGGCAGCGGTTGCGTCGTTGGCGGAGGTCGAGGCCGCGGCCGTTTCGTCGCGCCACGCACGCGCCAGCTCGAGCAGCATGGCGTCTTCATGCGCGCGGGCCACGAAGGTCACGCCGAACGGCAGGCCCGCGTGTTTGCCGATCGTACAGAGGCCGGCCGGCACCGCCAGCGCGGACAGGTCGAGCAGGTTCACGAAGTTCGTGTAGTAGCCGAAGCGCGAATTCACCCGGATCGGGTCCGCTTCCAGTTCATCGACGGTGGCGGTCGTCGCCGAGGTCGGCGTGACGATGGCGTCGATGCGCGGCCAGACTTCGGCGGCCTGCATGCGCAGGAGCGCCAGACGGTCGAAGGCGGCGAACGCATCGGCCGCGCTCCAGCGCGCCGCTCCTCTGAGGATCTCGCGGATCACCGGATGCAGCGCGTCGGGCTGCGCAGCGGCGAACTCACGCAGCGCCGCGAGCCGCTCGGCGACCCACGGTCCTTCGTAGAGCAGCCGCGCGGTGGCGAGAAACGGCTCGAAGTCGATCTCGATCAGGTCGGCCCCGGCCGAACGCAGGCGCGCGAGCGCGGCGTCGAAAGCGTGCGCATACGAGGTGTCGCCGAAGAATTCCAGCTGGTTAGCGCGCGGCACGCCGAAGCGCACGCCGCGTAGCGAGCGTTGCGCGCCGGGTTGCGTCACGGCTTGCGGCGGCTGGAATGCCCGCGCATACGGGTCGCCCTCCGTCACGCCGCGAGCGGCGTCGAACACGCGCTGCGCGTCGTCCGCCGAGCGCGCGAAGATCGACACGCAATCGAGCGACTTACACGCCGGCACCACGCCCACTGTGCTCAACAAACCCTTGGTCGGCTTCAGGCCGATCAGGCCGTGAAAGGCCGCGGGCACGCGGCCCGAGCCCGCGGTGTCGGTGCCCAGCGAGAATGCCGCCAACCCGAGCGCGACCGAGACCGCCGAGCCCGAACTCGAGCCGCCCGACGCATAGCGCGGATCGAGCGCGTTACGGCACGCGCCGTGCGGCGAACGCTGCCCGGACAGACCCGTGGCGAACTGGTCGAGATTGGTTTTGCCGACCGGAATCGCACCGGCGGCGATCAGGCGCGCGACCACCGGCGCGCTGGCCGTGGGCGTGTACGCATAAGCGGGGCATGCGGCCGTGGTCGGGATGCCGGCCAGGTCGATATTGTCCTTGATGGCGAACGGTATGCCGTACAGCGGCAGCGTGTCGAGGTCGCGGCCTTCGAGCGCATCGACATAACGCATCATTTCGTCACGGCTCAAAGGACGGATCCACGCATGATGCGGGTCGTCGCCCGAGGTGCGCGCGGCGATCGCCTCGACCAGCCGCCGGGGCGTCAGGGTGCCGGCGCGGTAGCGCGCCGCCAGCCCGTCGATCGACATGGACTGGAACAGATCGTCGTGTGATTTCATTTGCACGTAGCCTCCTCGGCGGCGTCGGCTGCAATGCCGGCGCGCATCACCATCAAACGTTGCCCCGCGACGACCGCCGAACCCTCCGCGCAATCGATCGCTTCGATCACGCCGTCGCCGCTCGCGGTCACGGAAATTTCCATCTTCATCGACTCGACGATCGCGACCACCTGCCCGTCGCTGACCCGTTCGCCCTGGCTCACGAGCAGCTTCCACACACTGCCCGACACGTCGGCGACAATGCCCTGCTGGCCGGCCGCAAGCGCGTCGTTCGCCGTCGCGCCGGCGGCTGCGTCGCCATCCGTTTCGCCGACGTATTCGGCATGTCCGGCGGCGTTCCAGCGCTCGCGCTCCGCGTCGAACGCGGCTTGCTGCGCGCTCTTGAACGCCGCGATCGATTCGGCTTCGTCCTTCAGGAAGCGGTTGTACGCGCCGAGGTCGAACACGGACTCCTCGATCTTCAGGCTCGCGCGCCCCGCGATGAAGTCCGTGCGCAGCTCGGCCAGTTCCGCTTCACTGACTTCGTAGAAACGGATTTCATCGAAGAAGCGCAGCAGCCAGGGCTTGCCCGCTTCGAACTCGCGCGTGGTGCGGTAGCGGTTCCACATCTGCACGGTGCGGCCGACGAACTGATAGCCGCCCGGCCCTTCCATCCCGTACACGCACAGATACGCCCCGCCGATGCCCACCGCGTTCTCCGGCGTCCACGTGCGCGCCGGATTGTATTTGGTGGTGACGAGCCGGTGGCGCGGGTCGAGCGGCGTGGCGACCGGCGCGCCGAGATAGACATCGCCGAGGCCCATGACGAGGTAACGCGCGTCGAACACGATGCGCTTCACGTCGTCGATGCTATTCAACCCGTTGATGCGGCGAATGAACTCGATATTGCTCGGGCACCACGGCGCGTCGGGACGCACGGACTGCATGTAGCGCTCGATCGCGATGCGT
Above is a genomic segment from Paraburkholderia aromaticivorans containing:
- a CDS encoding heavy metal response regulator transcription factor; the encoded protein is MRILVIEDELKTAAYLKKGLEESGYAVDVANDGPQGLILALEEEYDVIVLDVMLPGMDGWTIVKTLRTTRTTPVLFLTARDDVDDRVRGLELGADDYLVKPFAFVELLARVRTLARRGPPRESELIKVGDLEMDVNRRRVKRGGTRIDLTPREFSLLQLLARRQGEVLSRTQIASYVWDMNFDSDTNVVEVAIRRLRTKIDDNFPVKLIHTVRGVGYVLELKDAA
- a CDS encoding GNAT family N-acetyltransferase — encoded protein: MDETTRTTRRYEVISGEAEFRALQPEWDALWLKAQGYCYQSFAFCWLAWKHVSKPHGRRLKCIVCREDGKLVLVWPLETVRRSLWVYLVPLGPQGGDFTSMLIEADAVAEARVAGAWDMARRRCRADFIHLPYVRERLELHRLVMRERRILFSEAHNASAARLRGQGSWDAYCQTLGTLFGKRPGGFAKKLSREGTVAVRTLDPAEEAETASIIEWMFRCKRAWSERVGKRSVWLDLPEFERFLGKLIYSGEVPSMARLIVVTLDEAPVAAIIASVGNPWASAIFAGFDPHYGKSCPGLIAVEQCVKWAFDSGYDLDFGVGTEDFKAYWSRGEASTAWTVQTINSIWGLAAVRARRMTRDLIGRVKNLRQSGAAAPHAQEPGAAAAPAMRSSRETGVAHPE
- a CDS encoding heavy metal sensor histidine kinase, encoding MRGRSLAATLALAFGATTLAVFVLVGSFLYIALEKQIKAQDDLDIVLAARHARRLAEELDSAAAIREHSERLTSTVLGNQAMSMEVFDPDGARALEHNIAGVFAAPEAASGAATMAALPPLSRVAATVRITESDIGDWTGRDGAPIRGVLTDARLRDGDTASLLVARNMSDRWLLLDRYRDKLHIAGVGGVLLAVLLGYLLIRAALRPLRDIAASASLVTVNRLNTRIAVARVPSELQTLVAALNAMLERVDNGFQRLSRFTADLAHDMRTPLSNMRGAAEVALARPRSVDEYESVLASNLEECDRLSKMIENVLFLARAEHPQFVKHMREFDAAQELAHIADYFEGIAEDANVRVRVSGAASLTADLELFRRAVSNLLANAIRYTPSGGEIVLAASASADAVRVSVENQGQPIPAEHIERIFDRFYRVDPSRSALPSAGLSQGSSGSTGLGLAIVRTIMELHGGTVHAQSDARSTRFVLTFRRAYTGPAAL
- a CDS encoding efflux transporter outer membrane subunit; the encoded protein is MFSLSPARPLPRRALAATLIGALLSACSTLPPYQRPSAAIPAHYAGAAPGWAQAAPADATPRGPWWTIFNDPVLNQLEARIDVSNQTVRKAVAQVQQARSMVDYQRAGFFPTITAGVAQDRYRTSQNVEGKSLAGKTVPDYSAAVAASWEPDLFGRVRDSVNGAQADAQASEADLEGVRLAMSADLAVDYFSLRSLDTQKKLLDDSVNAYAAALKLLQQQLQNGAIDASAVAQATTQLEATRTQDTDIDVTRSQMQHAIATLIGEPASTFTLPPNGSVATPPAIPTGLPSQLLERRPDIAAAERRVASANAQIGVAHAAFFPDLVLSASVGLESTFFAPWLSAPSLFWSLGPQLAGTLFDGGKRKATLHGATAQYDGAVADYRQSVLVAFQQVEDNLSALHALADEAASQQRATTAADLSLRLTTNRFNAGAVSYLDVVTAQTIALTNQRVADQIAARQLESSVLLLKALGGTWGDGSQSAAGPV
- a CDS encoding ABC transporter permease translates to MAVIDRTEWFAVRRELSVRGKWLLGAGSFLLPLLVWCLVSYVPFIWHPQVLIESPGSVDYFQPGMRVDKDVFADELSHAREAHTALPAGEPVNPVYLPAPHEVLRAFYTAFTTPPASRDGVWLHQSLWHSIQVIFWGFVLSSVIGVPIGIVCGTYSAIARLQEPFFEFFRYLPAPAFGALMVAILGIYDGPKIAIIVIGTLFQQVLIVANTTRKLEYGLFEAAMTLGTKKLKLLTHVVIPGILPDLYRDQRILLGWAWTYLIVAELVGTSSGITWYITQQARYEHFDNVYAAIMMIGIIGLGTDLVLAWLGRKLFPWDRTLKA
- a CDS encoding efflux RND transporter periplasmic adaptor subunit, producing the protein MNDSSLPPGSGEQAPKAAETHPAARTGAASPAAERDTTAQPRRRLWPFALGGVAVALLIVGIVPRLHASAALTEQTQAQSMLTVSVVKPRAAPSVNELLLPGSVTPFAEASIYARTSGYLAHWNTDIGAQVKSGQLLATIEAPDLDAQLRQARADEATAQANFDYARTTAQRWQDMLKTQSVAQQDADTKVSDMEARRAMLASAQANVAHLAELVSYEKITAPFDGVITARNVDVGALVTAGGTPGTAGMSGELFHIQQNGELRVFVDVPQNDAPYVTPATGVYLSAQQYPGRRIPAKVARSTGSIDPSSRTLRVEVDVDNKDGALMPGAYTQVHLQLQSATPALDLPVSALLFRPDGVTVAVVDSNGRAVLKTVHIGRDFGTHVEITTGLAATDRVIDNPSDSLSSGQMVQIMPAMHG
- the atzF gene encoding allophanate hydrolase, with product MKSHDDLFQSMSIDGLAARYRAGTLTPRRLVEAIAARTSGDDPHHAWIRPLSRDEMMRYVDALEGRDLDTLPLYGIPFAIKDNIDLAGIPTTAACPAYAYTPTASAPVVARLIAAGAIPVGKTNLDQFATGLSGQRSPHGACRNALDPRYASGGSSSGSAVSVALGLAAFSLGTDTAGSGRVPAAFHGLIGLKPTKGLLSTVGVVPACKSLDCVSIFARSADDAQRVFDAARGVTEGDPYARAFQPPQAVTQPGAQRSLRGVRFGVPRANQLEFFGDTSYAHAFDAALARLRSAGADLIEIDFEPFLATARLLYEGPWVAERLAALREFAAAQPDALHPVIREILRGAARWSAADAFAAFDRLALLRMQAAEVWPRIDAIVTPTSATTATVDELEADPIRVNSRFGYYTNFVNLLDLSALAVPAGLCTIGKHAGLPFGVTFVARAHEDAMLLELARAWRDETAAASTSANDATAAHPGESHGRH
- a CDS encoding ABC transporter ATP-binding protein, which translates into the protein MLNPQPIPSYLIQSEAVRERFDRLKSREVILEVRELGKRFETAQGECTALNGIDFKTHRREFVCVIGPSGCGKSTLIRILAGLERQTSGSVLLDGKPVQGPGADRGMVFQGYTLFPWLTVKKNVMFGLKMNGHATLHAEREALQWLDLVGLAKFANAYPHQLSGGMKQRVAIARALANRPRILLMDEPFGALDAQTRAKMQTHLLDIWRNIDVTVLFITHDLDEAIFLADRILVLKANPGEVQELIEVPVPRPRDYSQVTSPEFLATKARLEALIHPPSEKHDDEDDVVKPHMIRMTDVADNVE